tttttgtggtgTGAGAAAGAACCAGTGTTAAGGATACAATAGGCCCCGCCTCCCTGCACAGCACCATTGGTGGAAATAGCACAGATGGACAAGATGGTGAGGGAGATAATGGTGTAGGCTACAAGCAGCATCACAAGACCCTGCAAGAGCCCCGCATGACCAACCACAAACCCTATGGGGAAACATCATTACACAGTATTAGTATTGTTACAGGAACACAATACAGTAGACTAATGCattcacacagttacacacatacACCTTCTTAAAAAGATCTAGCATAGCTTGGAGCCAACAGCAGCTTGACCATCAACAAGCATCACTGTATGTTGCATGGTGAATAATTCCACATTCACAGCCTATATTTGTAGTTGTCTGACATCGATGCTGCACTCACCAGTTCTGAGGAAGAGGACAATGCTGAACATGGAGAGGACGGTGGGCACTATCACCCCGAAGAATGTGTTGAGTTTTCGGGGTACAGCATTAGGAGTGCTGGCCTCCCCAGTGCCCTCGGACCCCCCCATGCCACATACTGCTGTGTctacagacagaccacacacCCCATGGGCGAGGAGGGGTGCGTGTTCATTAGACATGGCCTTCGGGATAAGCCTATTGTATATTTAGATGGTCTAGACGTCCTTTTTTGTAACCCTGTTAAAATGTTGACAGTCTTTGTATAAATTAGATTATAAAAACAAGTTGGTAACAAAACTGACAATTTGACAGATTTCTGAAAACACAGTATAGCTTCATATGTACGAAAAATAGTAGGTTCTGCAAACCAAAAAATAACGGAGGGGAGGGTTTTACATTGGAAAAACAACATCTTCAGACTACGATCCACCAGGAAAAAAAGTCAGGCATTCAAAATAAATAGCACACTTCAAAGATGCTCGAGTTAAAACACTTGACTACACGACACATCATGCAACATCAACATACATCATATTTCATTTGTTTCAAATTAACAAGAGTTGCGCGATAGTATCGAGTTGACGTTTCTTTCATGTATCCAAAAAGGGGAAGTGCAGCTGTGACACAGAACGGTTCTTGGTGAGGTCATTCAACAATTCAAGCCAGCAAATTCCGTACACTTGGTGTTTGACTAATGATACCATTTTGTTTACTTTGCAATCATGGCTATTGTAGCTATAGCCAGATGAAAACAGCCACTCACCTATTCTCCGTCAGTGGGAATAAGCGCGCGCACTTCCGGTTGTTAAACActcactgtctgcatctggctgCCTACTGTAGCCCACTGCTCCGTTATTTCAGTTTACAGCTGAATGATCTCTGCAAGTTATCACAACGTAATATAAAAGCATACACAACTGTGCTTTGTTAGTTGATCTAACTAGATTAGAAAACTACTGGCTATAGTTAGCATAGGCTACAGATAAATTCTACAATAGCTCATTAAAGGTAGAAATGATAATGCCGCAATCTGACCAGCTTTCATTAAAATCTACATGTGTATTCTCCCTATTACAATGAACATTGacctacttgcacactcatctagtTACTTGCtatttgttctgtgttggtcACGGGACAGTAAAAACTGTTCATGTGACTGACAAAAAGGGGTGGGTGGAAATCTGtctgtagctaggtttccatccaattggcgacaaattttcatgcgaatattctaaactgtgcataaaaacaatatgcgcattttcccaccagagatgtatTTCTACCAAATTGATAGAACATGTGCGTGATGACGTTGTGCACATACAAATACCGTTTGCTGTTAAAtgcccatgtaccgaataaaaaatacaagttaaatgggtttccaactctactgatggttttctcacAAACGTGGGCTCTAGCTAACAGCAATTGCTGCGTTTGGCTATCTGCACACTTTTGGCTAGAGCGCATGTATAACctacatgagattattatggcCAAAAGAGCgagatttttatttttcttcaACGGCAGCAAAACATCgattatcatgtcaccagaataaaatcatcgctttcaccaccctgtgaatgtcatcatcatttatttaatctgcAGTGGTGGAAAAGGCACTCAATCTTCATACTTGATTAAAAGTAAAAAGATGCCTAAAGTAAAAGTCACCtaataaaatactacttcagtaaaagtctaaaagtattacattttgaacatacttaagtataaaagtgaaagtataaataatttcaaattcattatattaagcaaaacagacagcaacatgtttttttatatttacggatagtcaggggcacactccaaaattcagacatcatttacaaacgaagcatgtgtgtttagtgagaccACCAGATCAAtggcagtagtgatgaccagggctgttctcttgataagagctgaattgaaccattttcctatcctgctaagcattcaaaatgtaacgagtagacctacttttgtgtgtcagggaaaatgtatggagtaaaaagtacatcattttctttaggaatgtagtgaagtaaaagttgtcaaaaacataaatagtaaagtactgaTACCCCAACaaattacttaagtagtactttaaattatTGTTACATACACTATATAGACAACATTATGTGGAGGAATAAGCAGCTTGTAATGTACGCCTGGTTTACCTATCAAATTCTAGATTTACAATTACTTAATTTACACAAATGGTTTGTAATGTGAGTGATGTCAATTCAGGTACATACAAATCCATTGTGCTGATTTTATGATATCCTTTTAAGTGATAATACAGTAAATTTGATTTTTTTTTCCACAGACGTGTGGTGTTGCCCAGTCCTCCACCTACCTGTTGGAGTGAAAGACCAGAGAGGTGAATAGAGCAggttggtagagaggagaggatgggttaGGGGTGCGTTTGACAGAGAGTCTGTCGCATCCCCCCATGTGTCCTGCCAAGAGTGCTGATCCACATTGCACAAATAAGCCAAAGTCGAAGAGACACTGTCTGTCTTCAACACACTGCATTTGTTGCACAGAGcaaagatacagtgccttgcaaaagtattcatcccacttggcatttttcctatattGTTGCTTtataacctgtaatttaaatttatttttatttggatttcatgtaatggacacacaaaatagtccaaattggtgaagtgaaatgaaaaaaagaacttgtttaaaacattttttttacggaaaagtggtgcgtgcatatgtattcaccccctttgctatgaagccgctaaataagatctggtgcaaccaattaccttcagaagtcacataatttgttaaattAAGTCCACctatgtgcaatctaagtgtcacatgatctcagtatttatacacctgttctgaaaggccccagagtctgcaacaccactaagcaaggggcaccaccaagcaagcagcaccatgaaaaccaaggagctctccaaacaggtcagggacaaagttgtggagaagtacagatcagggttgggttataaaaaatatcagaaactttaaacatcccacagagcaccattaaatccattataaaaatggaaagaatatggcaccacaacaaacctgccaagagagggccgcccaccaaaactcacggaccaggcaaggagagcattaatcagagaggcaacaaagagaccaaagataaccctgaaggagctgcaaagctccacagcagagatgggagtatctgtccataggaccactttaatccatacactccacagagctgggctttgtggaagagtggccagaaaaatgccattgcttaaagaaaaaaataagcaaacacgtttggtgttcgccaaaaggcatgtgggagaaggtactctggtcagatgagactaaaatttagctttttggcaatcaaggaaaatgctttgtctggcgcaaacccaacacctctcatcaccccgagaacaccattcccacagtgaagcatggtggtggcagcatcatgctgtggggatgtgtctcatcggcagggactgggaaactggtcagaatagatggaatgatggatggcgctaaatacagggaaattcttgagggaaacctgtttgccttccagagatttgagactgggatggaggttcaccttccagcaggacaatgaccataagcatactgctaaagcaacacttgactggtttaaggggaaacatttaaatgtcttggaatggcctagtcaaagcccagaactcaatccaattgagaatctgtggtatcacataagattgctgtacaccagcggaacccatccaacttgaatgagctggagcagttttgccttgaagaataggcaaaaatcccagtgtttagatgtgccaagcttttgagacataccccaagagacttgcagctgtaatttctgcaaaaggtgtctctacaaagtattgacttttggggggtgaatagttatgcacgctcaagtgtttttttttttttgtcgtatttcttgtttgtttcacaataaaaaaaaaaaattatcttcaaagtggtagacacGTTGTGtacatcaaatgatacaaacccccccccaaaaaatctattttaattccaggttgtaaggcaacaaaataggaaaaatgccaaggggggtgaatactttcgcaagccactgtacatttaAGAGTTTATTAAATGTACTGTAGAGCATATGTGGGAAACAGTATGGATAAATAAAGGGGTATTACAATCATATACCAAAATACCAAATacacttcaaatttgtggattttgctatttcagccacatgacaggtgtataaaatcgagcacacagcaatgcaatctccaaagacaaacagtagaatggccttactgaagagctcagtgactttcaatgtggcaccatcataggatgccaccttcccaaAAGTCATCtcgtaaaatgtctgccctgctagagctgtcccggtcaatGGCAAgtcctgttattgtgaagtggaaacgtctaggagcaacaacgactcagccgcaaagtggcaggccacacaagctcacagaacgggaccgccaaatGCTGAAACACGTAAAAAATATTCTGTTCTCAGTAGCAACAATCACTACAgagttacaaactgcctctggaagcaacgtcagcacaataactgttaattgggagcttaatgaaatggccgagcagccgcacataagCCTAAGGTCAacatacgcaatgccaagcatcggctgcagcggtgtaaagctcaccgccattgggaAAGGGGAATACATAatcagttgtacaattgaatgccttaaactgaaatgtgtcttccgcatttaacccaacccctctgaatcagagaggtgcagagggctaccttaatcgacatccacgtctttggcgcccggtgaacagtgagttaactgccttgctcaggggcagaacaacatacttttaccttgtcacctcagggattcgatctagcaacctttcgtttactggcccaacgctctaaccactaggctcattgtactctggagcagtggaaacgcgttcttgggagtgatgaatcacgcttcaccatatggcagtccgacggactaagctgggtttggcggatgccaggagaacgctacctgcccgaatgcatagtgccaactgtaaagtttggtgaaggaggaataatggtctggggttgtttttcatggttcagtctaggccccttagttccagtgaaaggaaatcttaacgctacagcatacaacaacattctaaacgattctgagcttccaactttgtggcagagtttgggaaaggccctttcctgtttcagcatgacaatgcccccgtgcacaaagcgaggtccatacagaaatggtttgtcgagatcagtgtggaagaacttgactggcctccacagagccctgacctcaaccccatcgaacacctttgggatgaattggaacgccgactgcgagccagacctaatcacccaacatcagtgcctgacctcactaatgctcttgtggctgaatgaaagcaagtccccgcagcaatgttccaacatctagtggaaagccttcccagaagagtggctgttatagcagcaaaggggggaccaactccatgttaatgcccatgattttggaatgagatgtttgatgagcaggtgtccacatacttttggtcatgtagcatACTTTACGCCACTGTTCATCTGTAGTCGAATAAGCTGCACGCTTTCCAGACGATTCGTAGtgtgaggaccacacaccatatcaagtttacttcaatatgatggttattatatcaatatatgCGCATAAAGGTGTTTCCACTGCCATTATTCACATAATTAactttaccgacacaaaaagatcctacCATGTTGAACAAACAAATGATCTGTAAGCAtttacaaaattgtaccaaaacgTCCTGTTTCCATCGCAGCTGTCATGATTATATGGTATGACTTTACctgcataaaaactgtggatgggaaTGTGGTTTATGATGAAAAcacaatacagtaccagtcaaaagtttggatacacctactcattcaagagtttctttatttttacaattttctactttgtagaataatagtgaagacatcagcactatgaaataacacatatggaatcatgtagtaaccaattaagtgttaaacaaatcaacatatactGCTAaaagaaataaagggaacacttaaacaacacatcctagatctgaatgaaagaaataatcttattaaatacttttttctttacatagttgaatgtgctgacaacaaaatcacacaaaaataatcaatggaaatccaatttatcaacccatggaggtctggatttggagtcacactcaaaattaaagtggaaaaccacactacaggctgatccaactttgatgtaatgtccttaaaacaagtcaaaatgaggctcagtagtgtgtgtggcctccacgtgcctgtatgacctccctacaatgcctgggcatgctcctgatgaggtggcggatggtctcctgagggatctcctcccagacctggactaaagcatccaccaactcctggacagtctgtggtgcaacgtggcgttggtggatggagcgagacatgatgtcccagatgtgctcaattggattcaggtctggggaacgggcgggccagtccatagcatcaatgccttcctcttgcaggaactgctgacacactccagccacatgaggtctagcattgtcttgcattaggaggaacccagggccaaccgcaccagcatatggtctcacaaggggtctgaggatctcatctcggtacctaatggcagtcaggctacctctggcgagcacatggagggctgtgcggccccccaaagaaatgccaccccacaccatgactgacccaccgccaaaccggtcatgctggaggatgttctccaggcagcagaacgttctccacggcgtctccagactctgtcacgtctgtcacatgtgctcagtgtgaacctgctttcatctgtgaagagcatagggcgccagtggcgaatttgccaatcttggtgttctctggcaaataccaaacgtcctgcacggtgttgggctgtaaggacaacccccacctgtggacgtcgggccctcataccaccctcatggagtctatttctgaccgtttgagcagacacatgcacatttgtggcctgctggaggtcatcttgcagggctctggcagtgcttctcctgttgctccttgcacaaaggcggaggtagcggtcctgctgctgggttgtttccctcctacggcctcctccccgtctcctgatgtactggcctgtctcctggtagtgcctccatgctctggacactacgctgacagacacagcaaaccttcttgccacagctcgcattgatgtgccatcctggatgacctgcactacctgagccacttgtgtgggttgtagactccgtctcattctaccactagagtgaaagcaccgccagcattcaaaagtgaccaaaacatcagccaggaagcataggaactgagaagtggtctgtggtccccacctgcagaaccactcctttattgggggtgtcttgctaattgcctataatttccacctgttgtctattccatttgcacaacagcatgtgaaatgttttgtcaatcagtgttgcttcctaagtggacagtttgatttcacagaagtgtgattgacttgggagttacattgtgtttaactgttccttttatttttttgagcagtgtatattttttattttaggcctgattcagtctcctctgaacagttgatgttgagatgtgtctgttacttgaactctgtgaagcatttatttgggctgcaatctgaggtgcagttatctctaataaacttatcttctgcagctgaggtaactctgggtcttcctttcctgtggcagtcctcatggagagctagtttcatcatagtacttggtttttgcaactgcgcttgaagtaatgatgggctgtcgttcctctttgcttatttgagcagttcttgccataatatggtcttttaccaaatcttctgtataccaaccctaccctgtcacaacacacctgactggctcaaatgcattagggaaagaaattccacaaattaaccaaaggcacacctgttaattgacatgcgttccaggtgactacctcatgaagctggttgagagaatgccaagctgtcatcaaggtggctactttgaagaatctttcatcttaaatatattttgatttgtttaacacttttttggttactacatgatttcatgtgttatttcatagttgatgtcttcactattattctacaacgtagaaaaatcTTGCTGTTACATGATTGtacaaaacacagggccctagatGAGCAATGGCAGACAGCAAGGGCGTGGTAGTATAGTTATCTGCGTTTCATGTGTAGAACATATTGTAATAACAATATTTTATAATGAATGAACTTGGTGTCTTGGTACTGTTTATGAAGTCATATTTTATtttaacaatattaaacaaaataATCCAATAACACTCTGAAAATGTGACTTTTTTTAAATCGGTAAATCAAAAACGTACAAAATAAATTAATTGCTGTTCAAAATGAATAGGCTAATGAAAACAATATACAACAGAAGCATCACTTTAAATACATATTTTCCCCTCAGTTTTGGCTTTATAATTATAGTGTTAAACTGTTGATAAAGATCTACATGTAATACCAACAAAAATACACTATTCATTTCTGTATTGCGCTATCAACTCAGCCAAAGTGTTCTGTATTTCCATTTGACCAGGTATGTGTAGTTAACGAAAATCAACTCTTGATGCCAAACTGTTGTATAAACCTTTCCAGGCGGAATCTGCAGACCTGCTCCTATCTGTACCTGCTCCTATCTGTGACTGCATAATGAACACCCTTTTATGCCAATTAAGAACATTGTGAACAAGCAGTAATAGAAATAGATTATTCTTtacttattttttgtattttaccctCCTTTCTCCCCAAATTTTGATCTTGTCGTGTCGCTGCAACTCCTCAAtgggctcaggagaggcgaaggtggaggcatgcgtcccccgaaacatgacccgcctaatCGCGTTCCTTAACACCTGCCAAATTaagccggaagccagccgcaccaatgtgttggaggaaaaacGGTTCAACTGGCAACCAGGGTCAGTCCGCAagcacccggcccaccacaaggaacCGCTAGAGTGCAATGAGTCCTAACCTGGActacgctgggacaattgtgcgccatcctatgggactcccggccaTAGCCGGTTGTGGCACAGTCCGggaatgaacccgggtctgtagtaacacctctagcaccgcgatgcagtgccttggcctccctagtggcgcagcagtctcAGAAAAGGGtaactaaccactagcctacctgcaatAGATGATTCTTACATGATCAGCTTGTGTACATTGTCAATTAAATAATATTAACTTTGATTAGGGTGAACTTAACACAAAAAATTAGTACCATCTTATCATGTTTACAAAATATGTTTGTATGAATGTGTGTACCAAATCCATCCTGATTAGGAATCCAGGGACTGTGAGTGGAGGTGTGGCCATGTATAGGAGGGCCCTGCTTGGAGTAGAGACAGTGCCACTGCCGGGTGGGGTGTGGTGGGAGCAGGTGAGTGGGTCAGCCTGTGCTTCTTGAGCTGGCCTAGCTCCCTGAAACAGCAGCCACACTGGGCACAGCGGTAGGGCCTCTCCCCAGTGTGGATGCGCTGGTGCTTATGCAGACTGTCCAGGTGGCGGAAACGCTTCTCGCAATACCTGCAGGGATATGGCCGCTCACCCGTGTGAATGCGCTGGTGTGTCTTCAGGCAGTAGAAGCGGCGGAATCCCCGGCCACACACGTTGCAACGATGCACCTTATCCGAGCTCTCCCTTCGGACTTCAAAAGCCCCTAGAAGACCAGCGTCCCCTGCAGAGGGTGGGATAAACCCCATGAAGTTACCATCATTGTCACCATCATTATCAATGTGAGCTTGCGTCTGTGAGAGTTGTTGTGATGACTCAGGGAGGTGGGACTCCAGCATACTTGGGATCTCAGGGTCGTTTTCAATTTTAACTGTTCTTTTGACTTCATGCACCTCATCGAGCACCTGGATCAGGCCCAGGTCATTCACATTGCCTGCTGGGTGACTCTGACCCATCTCCAACTCAAAGTTGGTAATATCAGAAGTTCTGTGAGGGTCCTCTGCTGCCACTGTTCCTCCCTCCTGCTCCTGTTGAATTATTCCAGAGTCCTCTCCTCCACTTGCATGGACTTTGTACTCTGAAAGAGATAAATGATATCATGATCAGTGAGCAGGAGACTTTTCATTTGTTGAGTACATGCAAATAGGGTGATCCCACGACAGCATAGCCTGAATATATTTTTGGTATcgcagattgttctggcaattatCACATAGAAATTTAATTGGGAAGATGGATGATTGATATACTTTTTACATTTGTAAtcatgataaaaataaaaaataaatttaagtggcaattttaggccctttttagacctatacatgGACCCAATGATCCATGAACCGTACATGATACAAACAGCTTAAAGTCGTTACACTCCTAATAGAGTGCTCTAAAATATGGAGTATCGCTATATTCTAAAATACAATTTTACACATGCATTTATTCAACGTTAAAACAACTAATATTAATATTTCAAAAGTACCCTTTTGATTTGGTAAATTAGACATGGTTTTAAACAATATACAAGTATGTCAAATTTCCTGAGTGGGGACTGTTACTTTTAAAGTTCTGATCAATTTTAGGACCAACACAGTGAATGCGAAAATGGATTCAAGGGGAACTCAGTGGTCCTCtgtacctcagttggtagagcatgacgctTGTAACGTCAGGATAGTGGGTtagattcctgggaccacccacacgtaaaatgtatgcacgcatgactgcaAGGAgcattggataaaagcatctgccaaatggcatatattataactCCCTCTGATGGTGATTTGCTGAATCCTACAGGAGGGCAGTGGTTGGTTAATGAACTATAATGTCAATTTCCCACTCTGGAAATGTGATGTGTTTGATGAGTATATTGTTGCAAACAATGTCTAAAAAAATAAGCTAAATCAAAAAGGGCATTTTATGTTGAATacatttgtgattttttttcttaaGAATATAGCCACACTCCATATTTTAGAGCACACTATTaggagtataatgacaccaaCATGTCAATCGTGTACGGTTCACAGATCATAGTGTCTTTCAGGAACCATGTGTCATATTTTCTCAAATTGTTTGTGAAAAGGGTAAAATGCATGTTAAACATCCTTTCTCCCAATGAAGTTGTGAGAATTGACTATAAAATCTGAGATACCCAAAATATTTTTGGGCTGAGCTGGAGTGGAACCACCCAGTATAAATGTCTATGTGTAGGGTGTAAGCCTACCTTTCTCCGCAACTCCATCATCTGTAATGTAGAATTGCCCCTCTGTATCCTCCTCAGTGTGATGAGGTGAGTTTCCAACCTCTAATTGTGGCACTTTGGATGTTCTTGAGGGATTGGTAGAAGAGACAATGGAGGAGGATGTCCGTATTCTTCTCAAGTTTTCGCTGCTCCTGGGCCATTCATGCTGCACTGTTGGTAAGCAAAGACCTACACTGGGGAGTGACTTAGAAAACGGTGATCGTGTGGATGAGGCTCGAAACGACTTGGGCCCACGGGTCGTGAGCATGTTGGAAGGACTCCCCGAAGCAGTGGGGGGAAAGAGAAAAGGAGACTCTT
The DNA window shown above is from Salmo salar chromosome ssa13, Ssal_v3.1, whole genome shotgun sequence and carries:
- the LOC106567880 gene encoding Krueppel-like factor 6; protein product: MSLTMETSVSFLKYELASTIEQAVRCAVEAVLNETARVVGIKLAAARTAAAESHRENQSLRERLDVSEGELKATRYYMTAAEKNIKQCLLLNHNQPRSGALGPGSEESPFLFPPTASGSPSNMLTTRGPKSFRASSTRSPFSKSLPSVGLCLPTVQHEWPRSSENLRRIRTSSSIVSSTNPSRTSKVPQLEVGNSPHHTEEDTEGQFYITDDGVAEKEYKVHASGGEDSGIIQQEQEGGTVAAEDPHRTSDITNFELEMGQSHPAGNVNDLGLIQVLDEVHEVKRTVKIENDPEIPSMLESHLPESSQQLSQTQAHIDNDGDNDGNFMGFIPPSAGDAGLLGAFEVRRESSDKVHRCNVCGRGFRRFYCLKTHQRIHTGERPYPCRYCEKRFRHLDSLHKHQRIHTGERPYRCAQCGCCFRELGQLKKHRLTHSPAPTTPHPAVALSLLQAGPSYTWPHLHSQSLDS